Genomic window (Akkermansiaceae bacterium):
GATCCGTGAAGGAAACGCACCGCTCTGAGCCGGTGGCACCCCTCAATGGGCTGCTTTCGGCCTCAGCAACAACACCACCGCTCCCGCGATCATGCCCCAGAATGCGGAGCTGATGCCCAGCAACATCACACCGGAAAGCGTGACGAAAAACGTGACGATGGAAGCCTCACGGAAGCGTTCCTCTTTCAGCGCGACGGTCAGGCCATTGGTGATCGTCCCCAGCAACCCGAAGCCTGCGATGGCGAGGATCAATTCACGCGGAAAAGCGTTGAAAAGGGCGACGATCGTGGCACCGAACACACCGATCAGCGCATAGAACAAGCCCGCGAACATCGCCGCGGGATATCGCCTGCGGGGATCCGGGTGAGCCTCCGGACCCAGGCAGAACGCGGCGGTGATGGCCGCCAGATTGAGCGCATAGCCGCCGAACGGCGCCACCAGCAGATTGGTGAAGCCACTCCACCCGATGATGCGGGAAACAGGCGGCTTGTAGCCGTGCGCCAGGAAGATCGAGACGCCGGGAAGATTCTGCGAAGCCATCGTCACCACAAACAACGGAATGGCGATCCCCACCACGGCCTTCATGCTGAAATGGGGCGTCACCCACACCGGCGTGGTAATCCCCCACTTCACGCTGCCGACATGGAACAACCCCTGCATCATCGCCACCGCGATGCCTGCCAGCAGCATCACCGGCACGTTGTAGCGCGGCCACCCGATCCGGCCGGCCAGATACGCGGCGAACATCACCAGCACCAACCACGGATTCGACGGTACCGCCGCGAACGCATCCAACGCGAACCTCGCAAGCACTCCCGCCAGCAGTGCGGCCGCCAAAGGCACGGGCAGCCGGTTCATGATTTTTTCGAACCATCCCGTGACCCCGCAGAGCGTGATCAGAAGAGCGCTCACCACGAACGCGCCGATCGCATCCGGCATGGTGATGCCACCTTCCGCCGCCGCGGATGCGATGACGCCCGCCCCGGCGGTGGACCATGCGATCATCACCGGCTGCCGTGTGGCCAATGAAAGGCCGACACTGCCCACACCGATACCAATGCCCAGCGCCCACAGCCATGACGCCGTCTGTTCCGGTGTCGCGGACAGATGATGCGCCGCCTGGAAGATCAGCGCGACCGAACTCGTGAAGCCCACCAGGACCGCCACGAAGCCGGCGATGAGGGATGAAAAGGAAAAGTCTTTGGTCATTCCCGGTATCAGGATCGTAGGCAAAGCCCGACGGGTGGCAACCTCCGCGAACGAGCCTGGCGTTCAGCCGATGAATCTTTCCACTTTCACAGACAACAGTGAAGCCGCCTTCCAACAAGATCCGGGCATCCTTTCCGAAGGTCGCACCGCAGGAGCCCAAGGAACGGAATTTCCTCATTGGTGAAAATAAAACGGTCGTTCATCCTTCATTCCACAACCCATGAAAATCCTCGCCGTCCTGCCGCTGCTCGCCACATCCGTGATCGCCGCCGACCTTCCACGGATCCCTTCAAAGCCCATCGCGGAGAAAAAGGATCTACTTATCTCCGAAGACTTCTCAAATGCAGAACTCGCGAAACCCTGGCACAAGGTCGTCGCGACATTCACCGTCGAAGATGGTGCGCTGAAGGGAACCCAGACCCGTGACAAGCTCATCCCTGCCGCAGATGGCAAGCCGGAGGTGAAACCGCACGCCGCCGTCCATGGACTGGAGATCCCCACGAAGGACAGCGTCATCGAGGCGAGGATCAAACTGGATGGAGCCAGCATGGTCGATGTGGAGTTCGACGACCGCGCCTACAAGGGTTCCCACTACGGACACCTCGCCCGCGCCCAGGTCCGGCTGGATGGCATCACCATCATGGACGAGCGGGACGGAAATCAGAACGAGGAGCTGAAACTGATGCGCAACGATCCGTCGAAGAAGGACGAGGTCAACAAGATCATCGCCGCCCATCAGGTGAAATTCCCTGCCAAACTGGAGGCGGGGAAATGGTATAACCTCACCGTGGAAACAGTGGGCGACGCGATGCGGGTTTCCATCGATGGCAAGGGTGTGGCTTACTTCGAATCGCCCGGCATCGGGCATGAAACCAAGTCGAAAATCGAGTTCGGTGTGGCAGGCAAGGACGGCTACTTCGACGATGTGAAAGTGTGGAACGCCGAACCGGTGAGGAAGAAGTGATCAGGCCCCTCCTTTGCTGCATTTTCGGCGGCTTGCTGGCGGCCCAGCCATTGCGGGCCGCGCCTTGCTCCTTCGCCTATGTCCTGCAAGCGGATTCCTTCGCGCCGGACAAGGCCGACGCCGTCCTGCAACTGGCGGCGTCCGGGAGGGATTGGATCGTCCTCGACAGCCGTTTTAGCAGTGAAACCGCGTGGGAACACGCGGACCTCGATGAGATCCGCGCGGGGAAAAAGGGCAGGAAAGTGATCGCCTATATCTCCATCGGCGAGGCGGAGGACTACCGGTCCTACTGGGATGAAAAATGGAATCGCGGGGCAAAACCCTCATGGCTGTTGGGCGAAAATCCCCACTGGAAAGGCAACTACCGCGTCGCCTACTGGCATCCGGAATGGCAGGCGATCATGCTCAAGGTCGTGGACGAGGCGATGGCCACCGGCTTCGATGGCGTCTATCTCGACATCGTGGACGGCTTCGAAGCCTTCGAGAAAGACGGCGCGCGTTTCATCGACGACAGGCCGAATCCCGCCACCCGCCAGTCGTACCGCAGGGACATGGTGGACTGGGTGAAGCGCGTGGCGGCACAGGCCAGGGCGAAAAATACCGTCGCGCTGGTCATCCCGCAGAATGGTTCCCAGTTGCTCGCCCATCCCGACTTTGTCGCGGCGATCAGCGGCGTCGGCATCGAGGATCTGTTCACGGAGGACGACCGCAAGCAACCCGCGAGCCACAGCGACTATGTGCTGGGCTTCCTCAAGGTGTTGGAGGAAACCGGCAAGCCCGTCCTGGTGATCGAGTATCCCAAGCGTGAGAAGTCCATCTCCTACGCCCGGGAGTCGAACCAGCGCCAGAAGTTCACCTGGCTGTTCACGGACCGCGACCTGGAGACGCTGGGCACCTCCGGTCGCTGAGGGGCCGGCTCAGGATTCCCCGCACGGAGTCCAGACGCCCACCATCCAGCTCACGCCAAACTTGTCCTCCAGCATCCCGAAGCGGGGCGACCAGAAGGTTTCCCCCAGTGGCATGGTGACTTTCCCTCCGTTGGAAAGGGCGGCGAAGGCACGGTCCACGGCCGCTTCATCCGGCAGGGTGAGGGAAAGGGAGATACCGCTGATCTTGTCCACCTCCCCGCAACCGTCCGACGCCATCAGGAGGGAGTCCCCGATGCGGAACGCGGCGTGCATGATCTTTTTTCCGTAGCCGTCGGGCAGCATTCCTTCCGGCGGAGGCTCCGGGCTTTCCTCGAAGCGCATCATGGCCTCGACCTGCGCGCCAAGTTCGCTGCGGTAAAATTCCACCGCTTCTTCACACCTGCCGCCGAACATCAAATAGGGTTGGATGATATGTTTGGATATCGTGCTCATGGTTTCTGGAGGTTCGTTTCAATATCACGACGAACGGGAATCCCGCCAAAGGACATCTCCGGCGGATTTTCCCGAAATCCAGCCTCCGAAAATTCCTCTCGCCGCCATCCCTCCCATCCGTGAAAAGGATGAACCCTTGGAGTCATTCCAATGAAACCCATCCCCATCCTCCTTCTCGCGGCCGCCCTGCCGTGTTCCGCGCAGACGAACCATGCGCTCGGAAAGCCGGTGATCGCCGACTCCGTGCGGGCGGGCTACCCTGCGGCCAACGCGGTGGATGGCGTGCTCAGCGATCCATCCCGCTGGCTGGCGGATGCGGCCTCCGGAGGTCATTGGCTGGAGATCGACCTGGGGGCCGCCATCACCTTGCGGCAGGCCCACATTTACTCGGGCTACCAGAACGAGGCGGGCAGCCCGATCACCTCATTTTCTCTACAGCGCTGGGACGGCACCGCCTGGCAGAGCATCCCCGGAGCCGCCATCCAGCCGAACCGCTCGATGGGGACGGTGTTCCAGTTCGACTCCCCCATCACCACCACGAAGGTCCGTCTGGTGGTCGCGGATACCACCATCATCCGCGTCCGCGAGATCGCCCTCTGGGAAAATCCCACGCCGCTGTTCACCGGCATGGTCGGGGACAACCTGCCCATCTGGCACCCGGCCTACGCGAATCTCGCGCTGGGGAAACCTGCGGCAGCCCACGCTTCCGTGAACTCCGGCGTCGCCAACTTTGCCGTCGATGGGGAGGCGGGTGACAACTCGCGGCTCGTCGCCCAGCCCCCCTCCTCCCCTGCCGGGCCTCTTCATGTGGAGGTGGATCTGACCTTCCCCGCATCGGTCGCGGAGGCGCATGTCTACAGTGGCGCGTCCTCCGGTTCCGCGGATGCCGCCTTCCACCTGGAGGCGGAGAACGATGGAACCTGGACCACCATCCCCGGCAGCGTGGTGACGGGAAACACCAGCCAGTCGGTGCGGGTCACTTTCACCGCTCCGGTGACCACCCGGCGCATCCGCTACGTCCCGGACGGGCTGGGTACCACTGGCTTCACCCGGCTGCGGGAGCTGACGCTATGGGAAACCACCCAGGTGCCCCTGAACCTCGGACTCTTCATCGGGGGACCCACGTTGTTGAACCCCGCCACTCCGGTCGCCCTCAACCAGATCGGCTTCCAGAAAGGCGCGCCGAAGCGTTTCACCGCCATCACCTGCCCCGACGGAACGCCTTTCCACGTCACCCCGGCCACCTCCGCGGAACCGCTGTTCTCCGGAACCATCCAGGGCAATCTCGGAGACTTCAGCAGCTTCGATCCCGCATCACCGGGTCCCTACGTGGTGCGGCTGGCACCGGCGGAAAATGCGCCCGGCACCAGCGATCCTTTCCTCATTCTGGACGATCTCATCGGCACGAAATATCTGCCACCAGCCATCCATTTCATGAACGACGCGCGGAGCGCGATCGGCACCCACCCGAGCGCATTCGGCGGTGCACCGTGGCGGGATGGGGCCTACTATTCGTTCGAGATCCCCTCCCTCGTCCACCTGCTCCTCACCCGGCGGGACGTGGTGGTGGCGCTGCCACTCGAAATCGACTGGGAGGCGGAGAAAGCGACGATCCTGTCGCCCGCCTTTGACGGCATCTACAAGGAGCTGACCGCCAGCACCGGCTTTCTCCCGGCCATCCGCCGCTACTACCAGAACTACGAGGCTCCCCGTAGCAACGCTCCGGATCTGGTGAAAATCCTGCATTTCGGCATGGGCGTGACGCTCGAACGTCCGGCGACGAAAGACTGGTCGGGGGACGAGCGGCCGGAGCAGATCCATTCCCAGACCGTGGAATGGGCGGCATGGATCCTCTACTCCTGGCCCGTTCTCCGCGAATGGCTTCCGCAGTCCTTTTACGTCAAAGTCCGCGACTTCGCCTTTGCCGAGTGGGGGAGATCCTCCGGCCTGGGCACCACCACCCGGACGGATGATGATCCGTCATCACTGGAGATCGACCCGCTCTGGCTCCCGTCCACGTACGGCACCGTGGACAAAAGCCCGTTCAAGGGCCGCCATCCCCCGGCCCATTCGATCTGGCCGAATCTCCTCATGTACCAGGTCGCCCTCCGGGAGGGTCGTCCGGATGCCGCGATCTATCTCCAGGCTGCGAAAACCCAGACCCAGTGGCTGATCGACAACCTCGACTGGAACGATCCCCGGACGACCAAGGGCCACCGCATGTCCGAGAACAAGACCATGCCGGGGCTGGCCTACTTCCTCAGGACTTATCCCAGCGAAGCGCCCGCCGGCCTCGCGGCGAAGATCGAGCAATGGGCGGACATCATGATCTCCCGCTCCGCCAATGGATATGACTTCCGCCGCTATGATGCCACCGAGTGGTCGATCCCCGCACTGAACCAGAAATGGAACGAACCGGGAAACCTCGCCGGCTTTCCCGCGTGCGCTCTCGCCGCCGCCTCCACGCTCTCACACACACCGGAAAAGCAGCAACGTCTGCGGGAAATTTCATGGGCGGCCATCGACTGCCTCTTTGGCAGAAATCCATTGCGGGCCGCCTCCCCCGGCAGACCCGTCACCCTCGCGGATGGCAAGCCCGGCGGCTTTCCGGATGTGGAGCGCGGGTGGCCGCAGCTCTACACCGGACAGGCCGCCTATCTGGAAAGCGCGCGCGGTGCCCTCTGCTCCGGCCCCGGCAGCGAACACTTCCCCAACAACCCTGACGCAGCCCTCCGCCATCCGGAGCCATGGACCAACTTCAACGCCGCGTGGAACCTTTCCCTCGCCTACATGGCGGCGGATCTGGATGGAACATGGGACACCCACCGGATTCCCCAGCCCTACACGGGTGGCGCGGGTGAAGATGAAAACGGCGACATGATCCCGGACCTGATCCACCACGCCTCCGTGGGGCTGCACCGGCCTTTTCTCAGTCCCACCCTCCTTTCCGGCCCCGCACTCGATCTCCTTCACAACCTCCAGGCCTACGACACGACATTGACCGTCGAATGGACCACCACCCTGCGGTCCGACGACTGGCATCCAGCGACCTTCAGCGAAGCCGCGGACATCCTCCACAACGACGGCACCCTCACCCGCCGCTGGATCCTCCCTGCGGGTGAGCCGAAACTTTTCTACCGGCTCAAGGCCACCCGCTGAGATCACCACCACCCCATTTTCGGGAAAAACCGGAGATGCGCCGGACTGGAACGCGCTTAGGGTAGGATGCCATGACGACACGCAGGAAATTCCTCACCACAGCCATGCTCGCCTCCGCGGCGGCGACCGCAGGGTCCACCGCGGCGGAAAAGAAATCCGCGGAAGGAAAGCACTACCGCACGCCGGTGAAGATCGGCATGGGCGGCGTGGCGCTCGGCAACGGATTCGCCGTCACTCCGGACGCGCAGGCGGATGAAACGATGGCAGCCGCCTGGGAAGCGGGCGTCCGCTTTTTCGATACCTCGCCGTGGTATGGCCTTGGCCTGAGCGAGCGCCGCTTCGGCCACTTTCTGGATGGGCAGAAGAGGGACGAGTTCGTGCTTTCCACGAAGATCGGCCGACTGATGACCCCTGACGAGAACTTCAGGCACGGGATGTGGAAAGGCCACCTCGGCTTCAACTACAAATACGACTACACCGCCGCGGGCACCCGGCGCTCGATCGAGGACAGCCTCCAGCGGATGGGCCTGTCCTCCATCGACATCGTCTTCATCCACGACCTTTCCCCGGACAACGGCGACATGAAGGAAAAGTGGACGGAGTACTTCGACATCGCCGCCAAGGGGGCGATGCCGGAACTGACGAAGATGCGGGACGAGGGCATCATCAAGGCATGGGGCTTCGGCGTGAACCGCCCGCAACCGATCCTGAAAGCGCTGGAGGTTTCCGATCCGGACATCTTCCTCGCAGCCACCCAATATTCATTGATGAAGCACGAGGACGCCTTGGAAAATCTCTTCCCCGCGTGCAACGATCACGGCGTTTCATTGGTCATCGGTGCACCGCTCAATGCCGGATTCCTTGCCGGGCTGGACCGCTACGACTACGGCGGAAAAATCCCCGAAGGCTTCAAGGAGAAGCGGGAGAAAATGATGAAGGTGGCGAAAAATTACGACACCGACCTGCGCACCGCCGCCCTCCAGTTCACCGCGGCCCCGTCCGTCGTCTCCGCCACCATCCCCGGCGCACGCACGCCGAAGCAGGTGGAGGAAAACATGGCATCGATGAAAGCAAAGATCCCGCCGGAGTTCTGGGAAGTCCTGAAAAAGGAAAAGCTGATCTCCGCGAACGCACCGGTCCCGGGCTGATCACTCCACCTTTCCCGGCGGCCGGACACCTTCGCCCCGGGTTCCTGTGAGCGAATCGCCCAGATCCTTGCGCGCCTTATCCGCGAGGGTGAGCAACCGTGCCACCACCTCGGGATTCCCCGCGGCCACATCCTTCTCCTCACTGATGTCCATGGCGACGTTGTAGAGCTGGGGGTTGGTGATCTTCCGCTGTTCATACGGCACTGGCTTCCCGTCCGTGCCGCCCGGCTTTCCGCCGAGGGTGCGGTACTGGTGGGGCAGGTAGAGTTTCCAGTCCCCGCTCATCACCGCCTGCAGTTCGTTCTGCTTGTAGTAGAAGAAATAGGCATCGTGGGGACTCTCCGCCCCTTCCTTGCCGGTGAGCAGCGGCAGGACATCCAGCCCGTCGATCTTCCGTGCGGGAAGATCCGCCCCGACCAGACCGGCGATGGTCGGCAGCAGGTCGATCGTCATCATCGGCTCACGGCCCACCGTTCCCGCCGGAATCGTTCCGGGATAACGGGCGATGAAGGGCACCCGCACGCCGCCCTCCCACACGGTTCCTTTGCCCTCCCTCAGCGGCGTGGCCACTCCGGAGTGGTCCCCATAGTTCAGCCACGGTCCGTTGTCCGAAGTGAAAATGACCAGCGTGTTCCCGTCCGCTCCCGTTTCCTTCAGCGCGCCCATGACCTCCCCCACCGACCAGTCGATCTCCTCGATCACATCGGCATAGGCCCCTTCCGGCGACTTGCTCCGCCCGCTGGTGAAAAGCGGCACGTGCGGCATGCTGTGGGCGACGTAGAGGAAGAACGGCTTCTCCTTGTTCCCGCGGATGAATTCCACCGCGCGCTCCGTGTACCAGGTGGTCAGTTGCTTCTGCTCCTCCGCCGTCACTTCCGGAATCTTCACGCCGCGGTCTTCCAGCAGCGGCAGCGGAGGAAACGCCGCCCGCCGTTTGTTCGCCTCCGGATGGAGCGGCCACATGTCATTCGAGTAGGGCAGCCCCAGATAGTGGTCGAATCCCTGGTCCAGCGGCAACATGGGAGACGTATCCCCCAGATGCCACTTGCCCACCGCAGCGGTCGCGTAGCCCTTCCGCTTCACCACCTCCGCGATGGTGGTTTCCTCCGGATTCAGCCCGGTCTTCGCCTTCGGCCCCAGGGCACCCTGGATCCCCACCCGGCTGGGATAGCATCCGGTCATCAGCGCCGCCCGCGACGCGGAGCAGACCGGCTGCGCCACATAAAAGCGCTCCGACCGCATGCCCTCCGCCGCGAGCCGGTCGAGGTTCGGCGTGCGGTTTTTCACCGATCCATAGCAGCCGGGATCCCCGTAACCCATATCGTCCGCAAAGATGATCACGATGTTCGGCGGGGCCGCATGCAGTGGAGCGATCCACGGGAAAAGGAACAGCGACAGCAGGAATTTTCCGGATTTCATGACCGTCCGGATTGGACCGGATGACCGGGCACAAGGCAAGGAAGCCGTTCGTATATCCTTCTCATGCCCACCAGGGACTGATTGCATCCATGGCATCCGCGCCGGAATTCCGCCGCGCCACCAAACCCATCCGCTCCCATGTCCGTCACCCGCGCCCTTACCCTGGCCGCAGCATTCCTCTGCACCCTTCTGCCCGCCACCGCGCAGCCGGAGTCAAAACGGCCCAACATCCTCGTCATCATCGGGGATGACTGCACCTACAGCGACCTTTCCTTCCACGGCGGGGAAAACGCGCGCACGCCCCATCTCGACCGGCTCGCCAGCCAGGGCATGGTCTTCGAGCGCGCCTACCTCAGCATGGCCATGTGCGCCCCCAGCCGCTCCGAACTCTACACCGGCCGGTTCCCGCTGCGCAACGGCTGCGCCTGGAACCACGCACCCTGCCGGGAAGGCACCCGCAGCATCACCCACCACCTCGGGGAACGTGGATACCGTGTCGGCCTCGCCGGAAAGAGCCACGTGAAACCCGCATCCGTCTTCGCCTTTGAGGATGTCCCGGGCTTCGACGGAAACTGCGTCCGCAATCCCACCCGCCCGCACGACCTTGCCGGCGTCCGGAGCTTCGCCACGCGGGATGCCAACCAACCGTTCTGCTTGGTCGTCGCCCTCACGGAACCCCACGTCCCGTGGGTCATGGGGGATGCCTCCGCGTATCCGCCAGCCTCCATCAAACTCCCGCCCAACCTCGCGGACACACCGCGCACGCGCGAAGCTTTCTCCAGCTACCTGGCGGAGATCACCTACATGGACGGCCAGATCGGTGAACTCCTGCGCCTGCTGGATGACAACGGCCTGGCGGAAAACACCCTCGTCCTCTTCACCAGCGAGCAAGGTTCCCAGTTCCCCGGCAACAAGTGGACGAACTGGGACAGCGGACTCCATACCTCCCTCGTCGCCCGCCTGCCCGGCACCATCGCCGCGGGAAGCCGCACCTCCGCCGTCGTCCAGTATGCCGATGTCGTGCCCACCCTGATCGATCTCGCCGGAGCGAAGCCGGACAACGCCGCCTTTGACGGCACCAGCTTCCTCCCCGTCCTGAAAGGCACCGCCGCCCGCCACCGCGACCACGCCTACGGCCTCCACAACAACTACCCGGAAGGCCCGCCCTACCCGATCCGCAGCATCACCGATGGCGACTGGCGCTACATCCGCAACCTCAGGCCGGACCGCACCTATATCGAGAAACACCTCATGGGCCTCGAGAACAACTACTGGGGTTCCTGGCTCGCCCACAGTTCGGAACACCCCGCCATCCTCCACCTCGTCGAGCGCTACCTCAACCGCCCCGCCGAGGAACTCTACCACACCTCCGCAGACCGCTCCGAACTCACCAACCTCGCGGCCGATCCCGCCCACGCGGAAACCAAGGCCCGGCTCTCCGCCGCACTGGATCGGCACCTCGCGGACCAGCTCGACCCCGGCGCAGCCCTGGACACGCCGGAAGCGTTCAAGGCCACCGAAAGCGGAAAGCCCGCCTTTCCGGGGAAGCCGTGAGTCCGTCCCGGTGGCCACCATCCGCCCGTAGAATAGGCTTGAGAACCAACGGATTTCCCGATCCCATGTAGGAGCCATGTACTTGAAAAACCCCTCCCCCGCTTTTTCCCGATCAGGTTCCGGGCTGCTCACATCCTGCCTGCTCCTTGGCGCAGCGCCGTGGTGCGACGCCGCCATCATCGCTAACTATGAATTCACCGGAGGGGTGCTCACTTCCTCAGATCTGGACCTTGACACCACGGCATCCGACTTCACCGGCACGCCCGCTCCCACCACGGCGGTGACCAATCGTCTGACCTACGCGGCCGCAAACGCGCCCACGACATGGAGCACGTCCACCGGCTTTGCCTCATTCACCCTCACACCCGGATCCTCCCCCCTCAGCTTGGCCAGCCTTTCCTTCGATTATGGCTTCAATAACATCGCCACGGGCGGAAACTACACCGTGCGCGTGTTCAGCAGCGTGACGGGATTCACCGATCTCTCCCAGTCACTCTACACATTCACCAACGACGACGGTTCGAATTCCGGCAACTACGCCGTCACCCCCACCAACCGCGTCATTACCCTCTCCAGCCTGCCCGCATTCCAGAATATCTCCACACCCGTGGAGTTCCGCTTTTATTTCACCGATGGTCACACAGGAGCCACCCGTTACCACTTGTTGGACAACGTGGTGCTCAACGCGGTCCCGGAGCCGTCCCACGCCATGCTCTGCCTCGCCGGAGCGGGGGCATTCATGGTCCGCCGCCGGAGGCGCTGAGCCGGTCCGCGGCCAGATCCTCGAATCCACAGAAAAGCTTCGACTCCACCGGCGGCTTCGCCGGGAGCGGATCATCATTGTCCAGATGGGCGGCGCAGATCGCGGAGAACTCCTCCGGCGTCTTCGCCCGGCGGATCTGCTGCTCGAACGTTTCATCCAGCCCGTGGCTGATGTACACCAGCGGCCGCTTCATCCTCTGGACGTGGCCCATCGGATCAAAGCGGATCGATTCCCGGGCCATCTCATCATAGAGATCCCGGATGTAATCCAACAAATCCCGGCGGGTCGGGATCATCGGCTCCATCCCATCGAACGCGGCGGCAAGTTGGCTGAAGATCCACGGGTTCCGGATCGCGCCCCGTCCCACCATCAGGCCCGCGGCGTTCGTTTTCCGCAGGTAGGCACGTCCCGTCTCCACATCCACAACGTTGCCATTGGCGATCACCGGGCAGGACATCATTTCCACCGCGGCCCTGACGCAGTCCGGATGCACCGGCGTGGCATAGCGTTCACCCACGGTCCTGCCATGG
Coding sequences:
- a CDS encoding aldo/keto reductase, producing MTTRRKFLTTAMLASAAATAGSTAAEKKSAEGKHYRTPVKIGMGGVALGNGFAVTPDAQADETMAAAWEAGVRFFDTSPWYGLGLSERRFGHFLDGQKRDEFVLSTKIGRLMTPDENFRHGMWKGHLGFNYKYDYTAAGTRRSIEDSLQRMGLSSIDIVFIHDLSPDNGDMKEKWTEYFDIAAKGAMPELTKMRDEGIIKAWGFGVNRPQPILKALEVSDPDIFLAATQYSLMKHEDALENLFPACNDHGVSLVIGAPLNAGFLAGLDRYDYGGKIPEGFKEKREKMMKVAKNYDTDLRTAALQFTAAPSVVSATIPGARTPKQVEENMASMKAKIPPEFWEVLKKEKLISANAPVPG
- a CDS encoding benzoate/H(+) symporter BenE family transporter; this encodes MTKDFSFSSLIAGFVAVLVGFTSSVALIFQAAHHLSATPEQTASWLWALGIGIGVGSVGLSLATRQPVMIAWSTAGAGVIASAAAEGGITMPDAIGAFVVSALLITLCGVTGWFEKIMNRLPVPLAAALLAGVLARFALDAFAAVPSNPWLVLVMFAAYLAGRIGWPRYNVPVMLLAGIAVAMMQGLFHVGSVKWGITTPVWVTPHFSMKAVVGIAIPLFVVTMASQNLPGVSIFLAHGYKPPVSRIIGWSGFTNLLVAPFGGYALNLAAITAAFCLGPEAHPDPRRRYPAAMFAGLFYALIGVFGATIVALFNAFPRELILAIAGFGLLGTITNGLTVALKEERFREASIVTFFVTLSGVMLLGISSAFWGMIAGAVVLLLRPKAAH
- a CDS encoding discoidin domain-containing protein translates to MKPIPILLLAAALPCSAQTNHALGKPVIADSVRAGYPAANAVDGVLSDPSRWLADAASGGHWLEIDLGAAITLRQAHIYSGYQNEAGSPITSFSLQRWDGTAWQSIPGAAIQPNRSMGTVFQFDSPITTTKVRLVVADTTIIRVREIALWENPTPLFTGMVGDNLPIWHPAYANLALGKPAAAHASVNSGVANFAVDGEAGDNSRLVAQPPSSPAGPLHVEVDLTFPASVAEAHVYSGASSGSADAAFHLEAENDGTWTTIPGSVVTGNTSQSVRVTFTAPVTTRRIRYVPDGLGTTGFTRLRELTLWETTQVPLNLGLFIGGPTLLNPATPVALNQIGFQKGAPKRFTAITCPDGTPFHVTPATSAEPLFSGTIQGNLGDFSSFDPASPGPYVVRLAPAENAPGTSDPFLILDDLIGTKYLPPAIHFMNDARSAIGTHPSAFGGAPWRDGAYYSFEIPSLVHLLLTRRDVVVALPLEIDWEAEKATILSPAFDGIYKELTASTGFLPAIRRYYQNYEAPRSNAPDLVKILHFGMGVTLERPATKDWSGDERPEQIHSQTVEWAAWILYSWPVLREWLPQSFYVKVRDFAFAEWGRSSGLGTTTRTDDDPSSLEIDPLWLPSTYGTVDKSPFKGRHPPAHSIWPNLLMYQVALREGRPDAAIYLQAAKTQTQWLIDNLDWNDPRTTKGHRMSENKTMPGLAYFLRTYPSEAPAGLAAKIEQWADIMISRSANGYDFRRYDATEWSIPALNQKWNEPGNLAGFPACALAAASTLSHTPEKQQRLREISWAAIDCLFGRNPLRAASPGRPVTLADGKPGGFPDVERGWPQLYTGQAAYLESARGALCSGPGSEHFPNNPDAALRHPEPWTNFNAAWNLSLAYMAADLDGTWDTHRIPQPYTGGAGEDENGDMIPDLIHHASVGLHRPFLSPTLLSGPALDLLHNLQAYDTTLTVEWTTTLRSDDWHPATFSEAADILHNDGTLTRRWILPAGEPKLFYRLKATR
- a CDS encoding sulfatase, which gives rise to MKSGKFLLSLFLFPWIAPLHAAPPNIVIIFADDMGYGDPGCYGSVKNRTPNLDRLAAEGMRSERFYVAQPVCSASRAALMTGCYPSRVGIQGALGPKAKTGLNPEETTIAEVVKRKGYATAAVGKWHLGDTSPMLPLDQGFDHYLGLPYSNDMWPLHPEANKRRAAFPPLPLLEDRGVKIPEVTAEEQKQLTTWYTERAVEFIRGNKEKPFFLYVAHSMPHVPLFTSGRSKSPEGAYADVIEEIDWSVGEVMGALKETGADGNTLVIFTSDNGPWLNYGDHSGVATPLREGKGTVWEGGVRVPFIARYPGTIPAGTVGREPMMTIDLLPTIAGLVGADLPARKIDGLDVLPLLTGKEGAESPHDAYFFYYKQNELQAVMSGDWKLYLPHQYRTLGGKPGGTDGKPVPYEQRKITNPQLYNVAMDISEEKDVAAGNPEVVARLLTLADKARKDLGDSLTGTRGEGVRPPGKVE
- a CDS encoding sulfatase, translated to MSVTRALTLAAAFLCTLLPATAQPESKRPNILVIIGDDCTYSDLSFHGGENARTPHLDRLASQGMVFERAYLSMAMCAPSRSELYTGRFPLRNGCAWNHAPCREGTRSITHHLGERGYRVGLAGKSHVKPASVFAFEDVPGFDGNCVRNPTRPHDLAGVRSFATRDANQPFCLVVALTEPHVPWVMGDASAYPPASIKLPPNLADTPRTREAFSSYLAEITYMDGQIGELLRLLDDNGLAENTLVLFTSEQGSQFPGNKWTNWDSGLHTSLVARLPGTIAAGSRTSAVVQYADVVPTLIDLAGAKPDNAAFDGTSFLPVLKGTAARHRDHAYGLHNNYPEGPPYPIRSITDGDWRYIRNLRPDRTYIEKHLMGLENNYWGSWLAHSSEHPAILHLVERYLNRPAEELYHTSADRSELTNLAADPAHAETKARLSAALDRHLADQLDPGAALDTPEAFKATESGKPAFPGKP
- a CDS encoding VOC family protein, whose translation is MSTISKHIIQPYLMFGGRCEEAVEFYRSELGAQVEAMMRFEESPEPPPEGMLPDGYGKKIMHAAFRIGDSLLMASDGCGEVDKISGISLSLTLPDEAAVDRAFAALSNGGKVTMPLGETFWSPRFGMLEDKFGVSWMVGVWTPCGES
- a CDS encoding endo alpha-1,4 polygalactosaminidase, with protein sequence MIRPLLCCIFGGLLAAQPLRAAPCSFAYVLQADSFAPDKADAVLQLAASGRDWIVLDSRFSSETAWEHADLDEIRAGKKGRKVIAYISIGEAEDYRSYWDEKWNRGAKPSWLLGENPHWKGNYRVAYWHPEWQAIMLKVVDEAMATGFDGVYLDIVDGFEAFEKDGARFIDDRPNPATRQSYRRDMVDWVKRVAAQARAKNTVALVIPQNGSQLLAHPDFVAAISGVGIEDLFTEDDRKQPASHSDYVLGFLKVLEETGKPVLVIEYPKREKSISYARESNQRQKFTWLFTDRDLETLGTSGR
- a CDS encoding PEP-CTERM sorting domain-containing protein, giving the protein MYLKNPSPAFSRSGSGLLTSCLLLGAAPWCDAAIIANYEFTGGVLTSSDLDLDTTASDFTGTPAPTTAVTNRLTYAAANAPTTWSTSTGFASFTLTPGSSPLSLASLSFDYGFNNIATGGNYTVRVFSSVTGFTDLSQSLYTFTNDDGSNSGNYAVTPTNRVITLSSLPAFQNISTPVEFRFYFTDGHTGATRYHLLDNVVLNAVPEPSHAMLCLAGAGAFMVRRRRR